In the Drosophila biarmipes strain raj3 chromosome X, RU_DBia_V1.1, whole genome shotgun sequence genome, one interval contains:
- the LOC108024225 gene encoding protein trapped in endoderm-1, which translates to MDTDMHLGMGINPVTGAPPATIYPHSATLFAAISACVFVTIGVLGNLITLLALLKSPTIREHATTAFVISLSISDLLFCSFSLPLTAVRFFQESWTFGTTLCKIFPVIFYGNVAVSLLSMVGITLNRYILIACHSRYSQIYKPKFITLQLLFVWAVSFLLLLPPILGIWGEMGLDEATFSCTILKKEGRSIKKTLFVIGFLLPCLVIIVSYSCIYITVLHQKKKIRNHENFQIGATAAGKGSSASGGSYMTTTCTRKAREDNRLTVMMVTIFLCFLVCFLPLMLANVVDDERNTRVPWLHIIASVMAWASSVINPIIYAASNRNYRVAYYKIFALLKFWGEPLSPMPSRNYHQSKNSKELSGIVRSTPLFHAVQKNSINQMCQTYSV; encoded by the exons ATGGACACGGACATGCATTTGGGAATGGGCATAAACCCGGTTACAGGTGCTCCCCCGGCCACGATATACCCGCATTCGGCGACATTGTTTGCGGCAATTAGTGCCTGTGTCTTTGTGACCATCGGCGTTCTCG GCAACCTGATTACGCTGCTGGCGCTGCTCAAGAGCCCCACCATACGGGAACACGCTACCACCGCCTTCGTCATCTCGCTAAGCATTTCCGACCTGCTCTTCTGCTCTTTCAGCCTGCCGCTGACGGCGGTGCGATTCTTCCAGGAG AGCTGGACCTTTGGCACCACTTTGTGCAAGATCTTTCCGGTGATCTTCTATGGCAATGTCGCTGTTTCCCTCCTCAGCATGGTGGGCATAACGTTGAATAG ATATATACTCATCGCCTGCCACAGCCGCTACTCGCAGATATATAAACCGAAGTTCATAACCCTGCAGCTGTTGTTCGTGTGGGCGGTATCCTTTCTTCTCCTG CTCCCGCCCATCCTGGGCATCTGGGGCGAGATGGGTCTGGATGAGGCCACCTTCTCCTGCACAATACTTAAGAAGGAGGGACGATCGATCAAGAAGACGCTGTTCGTAATCGGCTTCCTGCTGCCCTGCCTGGTCATTATCGTCTCGTACTCTTGCATCTACATCACGGTGCTGcaccaaaagaagaaaatcCGCAACCACGAAAACTTCCAAATCGGAGCCACTGCTGCGGGTAAGGGCTCCTCCGCCAGCGGAGGCTCCTACATGACCACCACGTGCACGCGAAAGGCGCGCGAGGACAACCGACTGACCGTCATGATGGTCACCATCTTCCTGTGCTTCCTCGTGTGCTTTCTTCCGCTGATGCTGGCCAATGTGGTGGACGACGAGCGCAACACACGGGTTCCCTGGCTGCACATCATCGCCTCGGTAATGGCCTGGGCCTCCAGCGTCATCAACCCGATCATCTACGCGGCCAGCAACCGCAACTACAG AGTGGCCTACTACAAGATCTTTGCGCTGCTAAAGTTTTGGGGCGAGCCGTTGTCGCCGATGCCGAGTAGAAACTATCACCAAAGCAAGAACTCCAAGGAGCTGTCGGGCATCGTCCGCAGCACACCACTCTTCCACGCTGTGCAGAAGAATAGTATTAACCAAATGTGCCAAACATATTCAGTATAG
- the LOC108024214 gene encoding GPI inositol-deacylase, translating to MFMFRNCAVLMVIGSICCLIYGLFNLHVEVEPNACRMTYMFGEPMFAKVEVKEADQYPNYGLYYYYEGVRQPLDPPKRRLTGAPVIFVPGNAGSYKQVRSLASVALRKALSDDTGIHLDYYTIDYDEELSALYGGYLPRQREYLKLCIRSILAIYEGRAEQPSIVLIGHSMGGKLAQSVLVDPSIGQHINTIVSISTPLDQPVLNLDAELEYFYDQTNAMLSKLRTATVPTMTTNVCDSVHQRPPSVQRMASQDSSARLDNVLLISTGGGNRDLLVRPGLTSSQFNDLHAMTSSIPKVSLSCDHLSAVWCLQFMQAINRFLFSIAYVREDRSSIVFGTNKQRNLQSALATFVKPRRRQQSTVRFGAAGNWHEERRLVINKYFTNGLKGTFFDLIGLQRQERFKKAVIEALNVDDEDWLFGCSAVDHNKTEQLYCEKATSLMHLVQRLPNEDRDPRSIAILHLHNLRKTYVQWTHVLVRLPPSTKRIGYNLDIYDPRERVTNIRMPRWYTMARLPLINETLQGTLHHRLRISEMVDPYQSIRVIVEPLQCISPEYRVTARICVPWAAGFERFQTLKSFDQKPQLYVNVPTLVPRHYNTSLNPVTLDLYLDPTCRYRISYEYSYSSALSRLVLEFYGWLPAHLVCVLLIVLRKQVETFHKVGTFGSLRPYVGYLQYTSLYVVTACRLLKKLIITSRMLPEPELLDYSINVSIVIHCAAIALSVLATLGTWLALTLYGNAFYRLALRITRLSQPTSNVMISIMTHLPITFGILTIATAVGTCSGVGLLLAFVFYFLMLSNAYKDYLEDFLWQKAANLVRGTPTALSAEQPSCGEDGAEEQNADDKALEPKSGQQEVDEEPEPCLGLQNFSFHVTLLLMLLMQLLLNAPSSLAWVRSRRHGIDLPDPSSYPSITVLASLSLLLQLRAPQKCQGYWMLSLVFYVLAGVVLLYCQAAIYRLTFVIAGAFALLAAHQSICILWRRLSQN from the exons ATGTTTATGTTCCGAAACTGTGCGGTTCTGATGGTGATCGGCTCAATATGCTGCCTTATCTACGGTCTGTTCAATTTACACGTGGAGGTGGAGCCCAATGCTTGCCGGATGACCTACATGTTCGGCGAGCCAATGTTTGCG AAAGTTGAAGTTAAGGAAGCCGATCAGTATCCAAATTACGGGCTTTACTACTACTATGAGGGCGTGCGACAGCCGCTGGATCCGCCTAAGCGTCGGTTGACGGGTGCTCCGGTGATCTTCGTTCCCGGCAATGCCGGTTCCTACAAGCAGGTGCGCTCTCTAGCGTCCGTGGCGCTGCGTAAGGCCCTGTCCGACGACACGGGCATCCACCTGGACTACTACACTATTGACTACGATGAGGAGTTGTCCGCCTTGTATGGGGGCTATCTCCCTCGCCAGCGAGAGTATCTAAAGCTCTGCATCCGCTCCATCCTGGCGATCTACGAGGGCCGCGCGGAGCAGCCCTCTATCGTGCTGATTGGCCACTCAATGGGTGGAAAGCTGGCGCAGTCGGTGCTGGTCGATCCGTCCATTGGTCAGCACATCAATACAATTGTCAGTATTTCCACGCCGCTGGATCAGCCGGTGCTCAACCTAGACGCCGAGCTCGAATATTTTTACGACCAGACGAACGCTATGCTAAGCAAGCTACGGACTGCAACGGTGCCCACGATGACCACGAATGTGTGCGATAGCGTGCACCAACGACCCCCTAGTGTGCAGCGAATGGCCAGCCAGGACAGCTCGGCTCGGCTGGACAACGTGCTGCTCATTTCCACGGGCGGCGGTAATAGGGATTTGCTGGTGCGTCCCGGACTCACCAGCTCCCAGTTCAACGATTTGCATGCCATG ACCTCGTCTATACCCAAAGTTAGCCTGAGCTGCGACCATTTATCCGCCGTGTGGTGCTTGCAGTTCATGCAGGCCATCAATCGTTTCCTCTTCAGCATTGCGTATGTGCGCGAGGATCGCTCATCAATTGTTTTTGGCACTAACAAGCAGCGCAACCTGCAGTCGGCTCTAGCCACCTTTGTC AAGCCAAGAAGACGACAACAGAGCACTGTGCGATTCGGTGCCGCTGGAAATTGGCACGAGGAGCGTCGTCTCGTGATAAACAAATACTTTACTAACGGACTCAAGGGAACATTCTTCGACTTGATTGGATTGCAGCGCCAAGAGAGATTCAAAAAAGCCGTCATCGAAGCTTTGAATGTTGATGACGAAGACTGGCTGTTTGGTTGCTCGGCCGTGGACCACAATAAGACGGAACAGCTTTATTG CGAAAAGGCCACCTCTCTGATGCACCTTGTCCAGAGGCTGCCCAATGAAGATCGCGATCCCCGTAGCATTGCCATCCTGCACCTGCACAACCTGCGCAAGACCTACGTTCAGTGGACCCATGTTCTTGTGCGCCTACCACCGAGCACCAAGCGAATCGGCTACAACCTGGACATATACGATCCCCGAGAACGCGTGACGAACATCAGGATGCCGCGCTGGTACACCATGGCAAGACTGCCTTTAATAAACGAAACTCTTCAAGGCACGCTGCATCATCGACTGCGTATCTCCGAGATGGTGGACCCATACCAAAGCATTCGCGTGATTGTGGAGCCGCTGCAGTGCATCAGCCCGGAGTACAGAGTGACAGCCAGGATATGTGTTCCCTGGGCTGCTGGCTTCGAACGCTTCCAGACCCTTAA ATCTTTTGATCAGAAACCTCAATTGTACGTAAATGTACCGACCTTAGTGCCCAGACATTATAATACTTCCCTAAATCCTGTGACACTGGATCTTTACCTGGATCCCACTTGTCGCTATCGAATCAG CTATGAGTACTCCTATTCCTCTGCACTGTCACGACTGGTTCTAGAGTTTTACGGCTGGTTGCCGGCACACCTGGTCTGCGTTCTTCTGATTGTGCTAAGGAAGCAAGTTGAGACCTTCCACAAGGTGGGAACATTCGGTAGCCTGCGGCCTTATGTGGGTTACCTGCAGTACACCTCGCTCTATGTAGTCACAG cctGTCGGCTTCTAAAGAAGCTAATCATCACCAGCCGTATGCTGCCGGAGCCAGAGCTCCTTGACTACAGTATAAATGTTTCCATTGTGATCCATTGTGCAGCCATTGCCTTGTCCGTGTTGGCCACTCTGGGCACTTGGTTGGCCTTGACGCTCTATGGCAACGCCTTCTACCGCTTGGCTCTGCGGATAACACGCCTTTCACAGCCAACTTCCAACGTCATGATCTCGATCATGACCCACTTGCCCATAACGTTCGGTATCCTGACCATTGCGACAGCTGTAGGAACCTGCAGCGGAGTGGGTCTTCTCTTGGCGTTcgtgttttactttctgatgCTTTCAAATGCATATAAGGATTATCTGGAAGACTTCCTCTGGCAGAAGGCGGCTAATTTGGTGCGTGGAACGCCGACGGCGTTGTCTGCAGAACAACCTTCCTGCGGAGAAGATGGAGCGGAGGAGCAAAATGCAGACGACAAGGCTTTGGAACCTAAGAGTGGACAGCAGGAGGTGGACGAGGAACCGGAGCCCTGTTTGGGCTTGCAAAACTTCTCCTTTCACGTCActttgctgctgatgttgctcaTGCAGCTTCTGCTTAATGCTCCTAGCAGTTTGGCCTGGGTGCGCAGTCGTCG GCATGGCATCGACCTGCCGGATCCGAGTTCATATCCCAGCATCACAGTCCTGGCATCTCTAAGTTTGCTCCTGCAACTGAGGGCTCCACAAAAATG TCAGGGGTACTGGATGCTTTCCCTAGTATTTTACGTTCTGGCCGGCGTGGTTTTACTGTACTGTCAGGCGGCTATCTACAGGCTGACTTTTGTGATTGCTGGGGCCTTTGCCCTGCTCGCTGCCCACCAAAGTATTTGCATCCTATGGCGTCGCTTGTCCCAAAACTAG
- the LOC108024080 gene encoding gustatory receptor 5a for trehalose isoform X2, with product MVRPPKDRFPHRKRVNRAVGHLKSQGRIWLRHLKTALDQCRATQVRGTRKNFLRNGSFHEAVAPILAVAQCFCLMPVSGISASSCQGLRFSRRSWRFWYCVAYLCSTSVDLAFSIRKVAHSVLDVRSVEPIVFHVGILIASWQFLKLAYLWPGLMRHWAAVEQRLPGYNCSLQRARPARRIQLVAFLLLSLSLMEHLLSIISVVYYDFCPRRRDPVESYLHGTSAQLFAVFPYSNWLGWLGKIQNFLLTFGWSYMDIFLMVMGMGLSEMLARLNRSLVLQVHKPMPEAYWTWSRTLYRSIVELIREVDDAVSGIMLISFGSNLYFICLQLLKSINTMPSAAHAVYFYFSLMFLLSRSAAVLLFVSGINDHARVPLRLLRLVPIEGYHPEVFRFAAELACDQVALTGLKFFNVTRKLFLAFVFVSFRWRAQWPPTN from the exons ATGGTGCGACCACCAAAGGATCGCTTTCCGCACCGAAAGCGGGTCAACCGAGCTGTGGGCCACCTGAAAAGCCAGGGAAGGATCtggctgaggcatttgaaAACAGCATTGGACCAGTGTCGAG CCACCCAGGTGCGGGGAACGCGAAAGAATTTCCTGCGCAACGGCTCCTTCCATGAGGCAGTGGCTCCTATTCTGGCTGTGGCCCAGTGCTTCTGCCTAATGCCCGTGAGTGGTATCAGTGCTTCCTCCTGCCAAGGATTGAGATTCAGCAGGCGCAGCTGGCGGTTTTGGTACTGCGTCGCGTACCTCTGCTCCACTTCGGTGGATCTGGCCTTCAGCATCCGCAAGGTGGCCCACAGTGTTTTGGATGTGCGCAGCGTGG AACCCATAGTTTTCCACGTGGGCATTCTGATTGCCTCTTGGCAGTTTCTCAAGCTAGCATATCTCTGGCCCGGATTAATGCGCCACTGGGCGGCGGTAGAACAGCGGCTGCCCGGCTACAATTGTAGCCTGCAGAGGGCTCGTCCTGCGCGCCGCATCCAGTTGGTGGCCTTCCTGCTGCTGTCACTTTCTCTGA TGGAGCACCTGCTGAGCATAATTTCGGTGGTGTACTACGACTTCTGTCCTCGGAGAAGGGACCCCGTGGAATCGTATTTGCACGGCACCAGTGCCCAGTTGTTCGCCGTGTTCCCCTACTCCAACTGGCTAGGGTGGCTGGGCAAGATCCAGAACTTTCTGCTTACCTTCGGCTGGAGCTACATGGACATATTCTTGATGGTCATGGGCATGGGTCTCAGCGAGATGCTGGCTAGGCTCAACCGCAGCTTGGTGCTGCAGGTGCACAAG CCCATGCCGGAAGCTTACTGGACTTGGTCGCGCACTCTCTACCGATCGATAGTGGAGCTCATACGGGAGGTGGATGACGCCGTATCCGGCATTATGCTGATATCCTTCGGCAGCAATCTGTACTTCATCTGCCTCCAACTGCTGAAGAGCATCAA CACGATGCCCTCCGCGGCCCACGCCGTCTACTTCTACTTCTCGCTGATGTTCCTGCTCAGCCGATCGGCGGCCGTGCTGCTCTTCGTCTCGGGGATTAATGACCACGCCAGGGTTCCGCTGCGTCTGCTGCGCCTGGTCCCGATTGAAGGATACCATCCGGAGGTGTTTCGGTTCGCTGCAGAACTGGCCTGTGATCAGGTGGCGCTCACGGGCCTTAAGTTCTTCAACGTCACCAGGAAGCTGTTTCTGGCG TTTGTGTTTGTATCTTTTAGATGGCGGGCACAGTGGCCACCTACGAACTAG
- the LOC108024215 gene encoding uncharacterized protein LOC108024215: MARYQRSVHCLGGIGFLVVLFIDQLVSGQFVPGPNSGTPRQQRSLFGPGPPPGWSSGGLSHGWNGPSFEFSHLPPSSSPHVTKDELLALLAAWKDVAVQPTTAAPEPEPEEPEPEPETTAAPPPEDQDEQEPEPPAPEAPAGPPPGVPVTVSLPALVPIQLAAMWQQPAPGAAAGGLGPLGLGGLGIGGGIALNNLGGGAAAAGAAAGSGGGAAAAGAAAAARSGVARPRARARIGGRASNVQPAIRFPVANPRSFTSNNYVAPRPRYYRDTETMRINVMASPPYQMANVQGPVQLVPAYWQ; encoded by the exons ATGGCCAGATATCAGAGAAGCGTCCACTGCCTTGGCGGAATCGGGTTCCTAGTGGTCCTCTTCATCGATCAGTTGGTCAGCGGCCAGTTCGTTCCGGGCCCGAATTCTGGGACTCCCCGTCAGCAGAGATCCCTCTTCGGTCCAGGGCCTCCGCCGGGATGGAGCAGTGGTGGCCTCAGCCACGGATGGAACGGTCCCAGTTTCGAATTCAGTCACCTGCCGCCATCTTCCAGCCCGCATGTGACCAAGGACGAGCTGCTGGCCCTGCTGGCTGCCTGGAAAGATGTGGCTGTGCAGCCTACGACTGCGGCGCCGGAACCAGAGCCCGAGGAGCCGGAACCCGAGCCAGAGACCACAGCAGCCCCGCCGCCCGAGGATCAGGATGAACAGGAGCCGGAACCGCCGGCACCAGAGGCACCAGCTGGCCCCCCTCCCGGTGTTCCCGTCACCGTGTCCCTGCCCGCCCTAGTGCCCATTCAACTGGCGGCCATGTGGCAGCAGCCGGCGCCAGGAGCAGCGGCCGGTGGACTGGGTCCCTTGGGGCTGGGAGGACTGGGTATAGGGGGTGGGATCGCCTTGAACAATCTGGGCGGCGGTGCGGCGGCAGCAGGAGCTGCTGCAGGTAGCGGCGGAGGAGCAGCGGCCGCCGGAGCCGCCGCAGCGGCAAGATCAGGAGTGGCACGTCCCAGAGCTCGAGCAAGGATCGGAGGACGCGCATCTAACGTCCAGCCTGCCATTCGCTTCCCGGTGGCCAACCCGCGCAGCTTCACCTCAAACAACTATGTGGCTCCCAGGCCGCGCTACTATCGCGATACGGAGACAATGCG CATCAATGTAATGGCATCTCCACCTTATCAAATGGCCAACGTTCAAGGGCCGGTTCAGCTTGTGCCTGCCTACTGGCAATAG
- the LOC108024226 gene encoding 60S ribosomal protein L35 has product MVKVKCSELRTKDKKDLTKQLDELKNELLSLRVAKVTGGAPSKLSKIRVVRKAIARVYIVMHQKQKENLRKVFKNKKYKPLDLRKKKTRAIRKALSPRDANRKTLKEIRKRSVFPQRKFAVKA; this is encoded by the exons ATG GTGAAGGTTAAGTGCTCCGAGCTGAGGACCAAGGACAAGAAGGACCTTACCAAGCAGTTGGATGAGCTGAAGAATGAACTGCTCAGCCTGCGCGTGGCCAAGGTGACCGGCGGAGCTCCCTCGAAGCTCTCCAAGAT CCGCGTTGTGCGCAAGGCCATCGCACGCGTCTACATCGTGATGCACCAGAAGCAGAAGGAGAACCTGCGCAAGGTCTTCAAGAACAAGAAGTACAAGCCCCTCGATCTGCGTAAGAAGAAGACCCGCGCCATCCGCAAGGCCCTCTCGCCCCGGGACGCCAACCGCAAGACCCTCAAGGAGATCCGCAAGCGCTCCGTCTTCCCCCAGCGCAAGTTCGCCGTCAAGGCCTAG
- the LOC108024080 gene encoding gustatory receptor 5a for trehalose isoform X1, giving the protein MVRPPKDRFPHRKRVNRAVGHLKSQGRIWLRHLKTALDQCRATQVRGTRKNFLRNGSFHEAVAPILAVAQCFCLMPVSGISASSCQGLRFSRRSWRFWYCVAYLCSTSVDLAFSIRKVAHSVLDVRSVEPIVFHVGILIASWQFLKLAYLWPGLMRHWAAVEQRLPGYNCSLQRARPARRIQLVAFLLLSLSLMEHLLSIISVVYYDFCPRRRDPVESYLHGTSAQLFAVFPYSNWLGWLGKIQNFLLTFGWSYMDIFLMVMGMGLSEMLARLNRSLVLQVHKPMPEAYWTWSRTLYRSIVELIREVDDAVSGIMLISFGSNLYFICLQLLKSINTMPSAAHAVYFYFSLMFLLSRSAAVLLFVSGINDHARVPLRLLRLVPIEGYHPEVFRFAAELACDQVALTGLKFFNVTRKLFLAMAGTVATYELVLIQFHEDKKSWDCSASNFN; this is encoded by the exons ATGGTGCGACCACCAAAGGATCGCTTTCCGCACCGAAAGCGGGTCAACCGAGCTGTGGGCCACCTGAAAAGCCAGGGAAGGATCtggctgaggcatttgaaAACAGCATTGGACCAGTGTCGAG CCACCCAGGTGCGGGGAACGCGAAAGAATTTCCTGCGCAACGGCTCCTTCCATGAGGCAGTGGCTCCTATTCTGGCTGTGGCCCAGTGCTTCTGCCTAATGCCCGTGAGTGGTATCAGTGCTTCCTCCTGCCAAGGATTGAGATTCAGCAGGCGCAGCTGGCGGTTTTGGTACTGCGTCGCGTACCTCTGCTCCACTTCGGTGGATCTGGCCTTCAGCATCCGCAAGGTGGCCCACAGTGTTTTGGATGTGCGCAGCGTGG AACCCATAGTTTTCCACGTGGGCATTCTGATTGCCTCTTGGCAGTTTCTCAAGCTAGCATATCTCTGGCCCGGATTAATGCGCCACTGGGCGGCGGTAGAACAGCGGCTGCCCGGCTACAATTGTAGCCTGCAGAGGGCTCGTCCTGCGCGCCGCATCCAGTTGGTGGCCTTCCTGCTGCTGTCACTTTCTCTGA TGGAGCACCTGCTGAGCATAATTTCGGTGGTGTACTACGACTTCTGTCCTCGGAGAAGGGACCCCGTGGAATCGTATTTGCACGGCACCAGTGCCCAGTTGTTCGCCGTGTTCCCCTACTCCAACTGGCTAGGGTGGCTGGGCAAGATCCAGAACTTTCTGCTTACCTTCGGCTGGAGCTACATGGACATATTCTTGATGGTCATGGGCATGGGTCTCAGCGAGATGCTGGCTAGGCTCAACCGCAGCTTGGTGCTGCAGGTGCACAAG CCCATGCCGGAAGCTTACTGGACTTGGTCGCGCACTCTCTACCGATCGATAGTGGAGCTCATACGGGAGGTGGATGACGCCGTATCCGGCATTATGCTGATATCCTTCGGCAGCAATCTGTACTTCATCTGCCTCCAACTGCTGAAGAGCATCAA CACGATGCCCTCCGCGGCCCACGCCGTCTACTTCTACTTCTCGCTGATGTTCCTGCTCAGCCGATCGGCGGCCGTGCTGCTCTTCGTCTCGGGGATTAATGACCACGCCAGGGTTCCGCTGCGTCTGCTGCGCCTGGTCCCGATTGAAGGATACCATCCGGAGGTGTTTCGGTTCGCTGCAGAACTGGCCTGTGATCAGGTGGCGCTCACGGGCCTTAAGTTCTTCAACGTCACCAGGAAGCTGTTTCTGGCG ATGGCGGGCACAGTGGCCACCTACGAACTAGTGCTTATACAGTTTCATGAAGATAAAAAGTCCTGGGACTGTTCGGCCTCAAATTTTAACTAG